The stretch of DNA CTCGGTGAACGCCTCCGGTACCCCGACCGGCAACGCCACGCCCAGCGCGTCGCGCACCTTGCCCGCGTCCTCGATCGCGATCCACCGCTGCTCACCGGCGATCCGCACCGCCAGCACCCGGCGCTGCGCCCGCAGCTGTTCCAGCCACTCCGGCTCGACACCGCGCTCCTGAGCCTCCGCAGTGGACAGATCACCCAGGAACCGCAGTAGGTCCGCAGCGGACTCGACGTCCTTGGCGCGGCGCTCCGGATCGAGCCGCTGCAGCTGCGACTCGACCTCCACGACCACGTCCGGATCCAGCAGCTCCCGCAGCGCCTCCGAACCCAGCAGCTCCGCCAGCAACGTCGAATCCAGGCTCAACGCCGCCGACCGCCGCTCCGCCAACGGCGCATCCGTCTCGTACAGGAACATGCCGATGTAGCCGAACAGCAGATTGCGCGCGAACGGCGACGGCGACTGCGTCTCCACCTCCACCACCCGCACCTTGCGGGCGGCGACCTGCGACATCAGCTCCGTGAGCCCCGGCACGTCGTAAACGTCCTGCAAGCACTCCCGCATCGCCTCCAGCACGATGGGAAACTGCTCGTACTGCGCGGCCACCGACAGCAGCTGCGCCGCCCGCTGCCGCTGCTGCCACAACGGCGAGCGCTTGCGCGGATCCCGCCGCGGCAACAACAACGCCCGCGCCGCGCACTCGCGGAACCGCGCCGCGAACAACGCCGAGCCACCGACCTCGTCGGTCACCACCTGCTGCACCTCGTCCGGGGACAGCAGCACGTCCTCCGCGCTCGGCAGCACGTCCGCCCCGGACTCGTCCAGCGCGTCCGCCAGCCGCACCACGATGCCGTCGTCCGAGGACGCAACCTGCGGATCGATGCCCCGCCGCTCGCGCAACCGCGCGCCGACCGCCAGCGCCCACGGGCCGTTCACCTGCGCGCCGAACGGCGAGTGCACCACCATCCGCCAGTCGCCCAGCTCGTCGCGGAACCGCTCCACCACGATCGTCCGGTCGTCCGGCACGTGCCGCGTCGCCTGCCGCTGCTCGGCCAGGTAGGCCAGCAGGTTGTCCCGCGCCCAGTCGTCCAGCCCGGCCCGCCGGACCCGGGCGCTCGCCGTCTCCCGATCCGCGGCCGAAACCTCGCGCACGAACGCGCCCAGCGCGCGGCCCAGCTCCAGCGGCCGCCCCGGCGAATCGCCCTTCCAGAACGGCATCCGCGCGGGCTGACCCGGCGCGGGCACCACCACGACCCGGTCGTGCGTGATGTCCTCGACCCGCCACGACGAGGTGCCCAGCAGGAACGTGTCGCCCACCCGCGACTCGTAGACCATCTCCTCGTCCAGCTCACCGACCCGCACGCCGCCGCGGCCAGCCTCCTCGTCGCCCGGCGTGGTCACGGTGAACAACCCGCGATCCGGGATCGTGCCGCCCGAAGTCGCCGCGAGCCGCTGCGCACCCGGGCGCGCGCGCAGTTCGTCCTGCACCCGGTCCCACACGATGCGCGCCCGCAGCTCCCCGAACTCCTCGCTCGGGTAGCGCCCGGCGAGCATGTCCAGCACCGCGTGCAACGCCGAATCCGGCAATCCCGCGAACGGCGCGGACCGACGCACCACCCGCGCCAGCGACTCCAGCGGCCAGGCGTCCATCGCCACCATCGACACCACGTGCTGGGCCAGCACGTCCAGCGGATTGCGCGGAAACGCCAGCGCCTCGATCAGCCCGTCGGCCATCCGCTCCGCGACCACCGCGCAGCCCACCAGGTCACCGCGGAACTTCGGGAACACCACCCCGCGCGAAACCGCGCCCACCTGGTGCCCGCCGCGGCCGACCCGCTGCAACCCGGACGCGACGCTCGGCGGCGTCTCGACCTGCACCACCAGGTCCACCGCGCCCATGTCGATGCCCAGCTCCAGCGAGGAAGTCGCCACCACGCACGGCAGCTCGCCGGACTTGAGCTCCTCCTCCACCGAGGAGCGCTGCTCCTTCGACATCGAGCCGTGGTGCGCCCGGGCCACCGTCACCGCCGCACCGGTGGTGATCCCCGAGCCGCCGACCGCCTCCGCGGGGAACCGCTCGGGCTCGGCCGACTCTCCCGCGCGCTCGGTGGCCAGCTCGTTGATCCCCGCGGTCAGCCGCTCGGCCAGCCGCCGCGAGTTCGCGAACACGATCGTCGAGCGGTGCGCCTCGATCAGCTCCAGCACCCGTTGCTGCACCGACGGCCAGATCGAGGTGTGCTGCTCGGCGCCCGCCGCCGGGCCCTCCACCTCGCCGGTCGGCTGCCCGAGTTCGGCCATGTCCGGCACCGGCACCTCGACGCTGACCTGCACCTGCTTGGGATGCTCTGGCTGCACCACGCGCACCGGGCGCCCACCGGTGAGGTAGGTGCCCACCTCGTCCACCGGCCGCACCGTCGCCGAGAGCCCGATGCGCTGCGCCGGGGTGGCCAGCAGCTCGTCCAGCCGCTCCAGGGACAACGCCAGGTGCGCCCCGCGCTTGGTGCCCGCCACGGCGTGCACCTCGTCCACGATCACCGTCTCCACCCCGCGCAGCGAGTCCCGCGCGGCCGAGGTGAGCAGCAAGAACAGTGACTCCGGAGTGGTCACCAGCACGTCCGGCGGCGTCCGCGCGAACGCGCGCCGCTGATCGGCCGGAGTGTCGCCGGTGCGCATCCCCACGCGGATCTCGGGCATCGCACCGCCCCGGCGCTGCGTCGCCTGCCGGATGCCGGTCAGCGGCGCCCGCAGGTTCCGCTCCACGTCCACCGCCAGCGCTTTCAGCGGCGAGACGTACAGCACCCGGCACCGCTGCTTCGGGTCCTGCGGCGGCCCCGCGGCGGCCAACCCGTCCAGCGCGGACAGGAACGCCGCCAGCGTCTTGCCCGAACCGGTCGGCGCCACCACCAGGGCGTGCTCGCCCTCGTTGATCGCCTGCCACGCACCGGCCTGGGCCTGCGTCGGCGCGTGGAACGCGCCCCGGAACCATTCGCGGGTTTCGGGGGAGAATCCGTCCAGCACGTCGCTCACCCCTCCATGCTGGACCACGGGACCGACAGTCCGGCGATTCCCGGCGGGCGCGGGCCGGATGGTCTCGAAGGCGCCGTCGTGCGGCGGGCGGGAGCGGGGCTCAGCGGTTGCGCCGGTCCCAGAACCAGCGCAGCGCGACGATGATCGCGACCAGCAGCATCGCCGCGATCACCAACTGCCCGAGCGGGCCGGACAGGCCGGTCGGGTCGGCTTGCAGCAGCACACCACGACCGTACGCCGCCGGCGGGCGCCAGTAGGCTGGCCGGCGATGCGACACACCGATTTCCGTCGGCGCATGGCCGAGGAGTTCGGCCGGATCCGCGCCGAAATGCTCGCCCAGGACCACGTGATGTCCCAGCTCGGCGGGCGCACGGCCGATGAGGCGCTGGAGTCCGGGATGTCGCCGAAGCAGGTGTGGGAGACGTTGTGCGAGGTCTTCGAGGTGCCCGCGGCGCGGCGTTGAACCGGTGCCTCCGGCGCGGCGCTGGATCGGTGCCTCCGGCACGGCGCTGGATCGGTGCCTCCGGCACGGCGCTGACCGGGTGCCCGGCACGGCGTTGATCTCGTCCGGCGCTGATTCTTCACACGCCCGGGTGGCGGAACCGGCGTGTCGGCTCGATGATCGAACATCCGTTCGTCTAAGATCGCAAGTGCGGATCGAACCCCGATGTTCGCCGCCTCCCGGCCGCCCGGTGCTCGTCGCGCGGTAGGTCGGCCAGGCGGCCGGAGTGTCGGTCCCACCCCGTAGCGTCGGTTCCGATCCGACGAAGTTCGACGTGACCAAGGTGGACCCCGATGGCATCGACACCGGACAAGGGCCAGGACAAGGGCAAGGCGCTCGAACTCGCCCTGGCCCAGATCGACAAGCAGTACGGCAAGGGATCGGTGATGCGGCTCGGCGAGGAGTCGCGGGCACCGGTCGAGGTCATCCCGACCGGATCCATCTCGCTAGACGTGGCACTGGGCATCGGCGGTCTGCCGCGGGGGCGCATCGTCGAGGTCTACGGCCCGGAGAGCAGCGGTAAGACCTCGGTCGCGCTGCACGCGGTGGCG from Saccharopolyspora sp. SCSIO 74807 encodes:
- a CDS encoding DUF3046 domain-containing protein, giving the protein MRHTDFRRRMAEEFGRIRAEMLAQDHVMSQLGGRTADEALESGMSPKQVWETLCEVFEVPAARR
- a CDS encoding ATP-dependent helicase, which codes for MSDVLDGFSPETREWFRGAFHAPTQAQAGAWQAINEGEHALVVAPTGSGKTLAAFLSALDGLAAAGPPQDPKQRCRVLYVSPLKALAVDVERNLRAPLTGIRQATQRRGGAMPEIRVGMRTGDTPADQRRAFARTPPDVLVTTPESLFLLLTSAARDSLRGVETVIVDEVHAVAGTKRGAHLALSLERLDELLATPAQRIGLSATVRPVDEVGTYLTGGRPVRVVQPEHPKQVQVSVEVPVPDMAELGQPTGEVEGPAAGAEQHTSIWPSVQQRVLELIEAHRSTIVFANSRRLAERLTAGINELATERAGESAEPERFPAEAVGGSGITTGAAVTVARAHHGSMSKEQRSSVEEELKSGELPCVVATSSLELGIDMGAVDLVVQVETPPSVASGLQRVGRGGHQVGAVSRGVVFPKFRGDLVGCAVVAERMADGLIEALAFPRNPLDVLAQHVVSMVAMDAWPLESLARVVRRSAPFAGLPDSALHAVLDMLAGRYPSEEFGELRARIVWDRVQDELRARPGAQRLAATSGGTIPDRGLFTVTTPGDEEAGRGGVRVGELDEEMVYESRVGDTFLLGTSSWRVEDITHDRVVVVPAPGQPARMPFWKGDSPGRPLELGRALGAFVREVSAADRETASARVRRAGLDDWARDNLLAYLAEQRQATRHVPDDRTIVVERFRDELGDWRMVVHSPFGAQVNGPWALAVGARLRERRGIDPQVASSDDGIVVRLADALDESGADVLPSAEDVLLSPDEVQQVVTDEVGGSALFAARFRECAARALLLPRRDPRKRSPLWQQRQRAAQLLSVAAQYEQFPIVLEAMRECLQDVYDVPGLTELMSQVAARKVRVVEVETQSPSPFARNLLFGYIGMFLYETDAPLAERRSAALSLDSTLLAELLGSEALRELLDPDVVVEVESQLQRLDPERRAKDVESAADLLRFLGDLSTAEAQERGVEPEWLEQLRAQRRVLAVRIAGEQRWIAIEDAGKVRDALGVALPVGVPEAFTEPVADPLGELLIRYARCRGPFTAESAARRFGLGVAVVHGVLDRLTGSGRLVSGELRPLEAGGGRGVEYCDAEVLRRLRRASLARLRAEVEPVEPAALGRFLPAWHGVGARLRSAPTVDDVYSVVEQLAGAPVPASALESLVLPARLPGYSPALLDELTSTGEVTWVGSGALAGGDGWIALAPTDVADLLLPDLPEDAQRTPLHEALLSTLEGGAQFFRALADRAAALLVERGEEAPADDAVITALWDLVWSGAATNDTLAPLRAVVSGKGAAHKPRRNAPRGRYARLRAGRPSMPSRSGPPTVSGRWSLAPSPAAEPTKRAHARAESFLERHGVLTRGALETERVSGGFSAVYKVLRAMEESGRCRRGYVVEGLGAAQFAVPGAIDRVRAMSRQAGEAESGEAVVLAAADPAQPYGAALPWPDAVGDTRHRPGRKAGALVVLVSGSAALYVERGGKSLLSFTADESVLRSAAEGLARAVREGWLEQLAVQRTDGEGALGSRMADILTEAGFRATPKGLRLRA